actcatCATACAGCTCCTTGTCATTGGAGCTAGCCGGCACACATTTTTGTTGAGGTTTGCTGCACAGCATATAAAAATGAACTGCACCGGTAAACTGAAAAACGGACATATCTTGTTGGTTCGTTGGTTGGCAAGTGTGCGTAGCCTGCTAAAACGGCCCAGCCTAGAGCCCACGTACTATATGACGGGCTTAGTAGATGAAGCCCACTAACTTGAAAAGCCTAGTTCACCGGCGGAAAAagtgcaccgaaggtccctcaacttatcatcgggATACAAAAACATCCTCGAGCCGCAAAACTAGATAcgcggggtcccttaactatacaaaaccggtcacccgagatcCTTGGGTGGTTTTAGccccggttttggtctacgtggcggctgagtcagtgtgggacccatgtgggccccacatgtcagtgtgatacacgtcatctctctttccacttttttttctcttcttttttttactccATCCAGGCGTTCCTCGACAAGCTTGCCGACGACCTGGGCGTCGTGCTGCACGCCATGCTTGCCAAGAAGGAGGAGCTGACCGCGGTCGGCAACAACGGGTCCGATCCCTGCAAGAGGCTGCGGATCGGGGCCGACACGGGGGCGGTGGCGTGGGgacccggcggcgacgcggccgagATGGCGCAGAGCAGAGGCATCGTGCCGTTCCCGTGCTCTGCTGGCGGCGCTGCCATCGGAGTCGTGCTGGGTGCCGCCCATGGACGAGGACGACTACTCGTCGCTGTCCCCGTGGATGATCCTGTCGACCACCAAGTCCGTCAAGTACATCGACACGGCGCACTACGCGGTGCCGGGCGGCGCCCGCGTGGTTGAGTTGGTGACCGGCATGGAGACGGCGATGGTGCAGGAGGTGAGCACCGTGCCCGGGCTGTCGTACAGGCTGGAGTTCTCCGTTggggacgccggcgacgggcgCTCCGGGTCCCTGACCGTGCAGGCGTACGCGTGCGGAGATgagagaggcggccggcgaggaggcgggaggaggagggcggcgctgcTGGCCTGCTGCTATGCCGtgcgacgaggagggcggctgTCTGCCGAGGAGAAGGCCGATGTCGGGGCCACCGCCACGGCAGTCCGCTCCATCGACGGGCGCACGGCCATCGCCGCGGCGTCGGGCGGGGTAGCGGCCATGGGCAACCCCACCGCCGCCCCTTCCGCCACCCCGTCCTCCAGGGGCCTGCTGCtggggcggccggcgaggccgaCGCGGAGCTCGTGGCCGCGCAGGAGGTGGCCGTGGAGGTTGCGGCAAGCGCTGCGGGTCGTCCCGTCATCCCGATGGCtggcgagggagggagaagcGGGGCACACCGTCgatgtggtggcggcggaggaggaggacgccgggcACCGCTCCGTGGCTGGATccggccgcggaggaggaggagacgaggaggaCACCGACAACCACTATGGCAACGCCGACGACCACCATGCTCaccagccgccgcgcgctcgcacgccgcctccgccgcccgccgctcagccctgctcgccgccgcccgttcttGCTACTCCCCTGCCGCAAAGAGaagtaaaaaagaagagaaaaaaagaaaggggaaagagagagatgacgtggcacgctgacacgtgggtcccacgctgactcagccgccacgtaaaCCAAAACCgtggtcaaaaccaccgaaggatctcGGGGTGatcggttttgtatagttaagatACCCcgtgtatctggttttgcggttcgaggacgtaTTTTATcccgatgataagttgagggaccttcggtacACTTTTTCCTTCACCGGCCGGCCACGCCGGACAAGCTACAGGTGCGGCATGGGCTGTAAAGCGCATGGAGAGGCCCAACTCTCTAACAGTTACGAATAAATTACTTTGAGTTTGGTCGAAGTCggttatagacaaatataataatatttatattactaaattaattttattaaattaataattaaatatgtttttataataaattaatcTTAGGTCGAAAGTAttactatttattttataaactttattatacttgaagcagtttgattttaaccaaagttaaaacattttataacttgaaacggagggtGTAATGTATTTGTTGATTATCACTGGATtttcaaagaaaaaggaaatcaaTTCATTATTCTATTATCCATCAAGAAATTAAAACGAAAGCAGTCAGCAGCTTAGTCAAAGGGAAACGTACAAACTAATGTCCAATTTTTGAATCAATCCAACTCAGAAATAACCACACACTTGGCATTAATCAAAGGGAAACAATCAGAAGCAGCAGACACAGAAAGGTAGCGAACACAAAGAGCCAGCCAACAAAGCCATGCAAAGAAATTAAACACGCATTAACCAGCACTTAAATAAACTTAAACAGCAGATGAAGAAGCCGCAGTCtcgttgtcggcggcggcggcggcgggcctgGAGACGATGCCGGCGTGGTTGAGCAGCGCCCAGAGCAGCGTGatgagctcgccgccgcgtggGCGTCCAGGTTGTCGGACGGCGCCAGGTACAGGATGATCTCCGACCAAAACTCCGCAAGAACCCCCCACGCCTtattcccttcctcctcctcctcctgttggTTTTGGACCAACGCCACCAGTTGCTCCGCGAGCTGCGCGCCATTCCTTAACACCTTGTGCCTGCAGCCTGCGCTGAGCAATCGGACCAGCTTCTCGTACTCCGGTGGAGcacgaccggcggcgagagcacgGCGAGCGTCTGCCTTGACGGCCTTGTACAGGTCCTTGCTCCAGCCATCGTCGTCGGGGAGCAGCTCGGGACAGCAGGCCACCAGGTAGGCGCAGTAGCCTGACAGGTGAGTGGCAACAACCCTGTTGCTGCTGTCAGAGCTTGAGCTTGCAGTTGTACTTGGATTTGGATACTTCACCTCAAGGATGGTGGTGGCGATGTGGCACACCAGGAGGACGTCGGTTGTGGCTGTCACATCCTCCCAGAGCAGCTGGCTGTCGCTGCCCTGCAGATGCAGAGACGCCGTGCATGCTTTGGTCAGCTGCAGGCTCCCCTTGCTGCTCCTGAGCTTGGCGACGATGGCGGACTTCACTTGGTCGGGCACCTTGACGATCTTGGTTTTCTCCGGCAGCGGCGACCACTTTGCTGTTGGACGATGCATGTCCAGGATTGAGCAGAGGTTGATGTTGTCCTTCCATGGGTTATTCACCAGCTTGCAACTGCATCGCAATAATAAGCTTCAGCATCCAATTACCAATGatgatcgtcgtcgtcgtcgtcttggcATATCAACTGGAGGAGCAGCAGGAGACGAAGATGTGGTCTGGTGATGATGATTTGTTGGTTGCAGGTAGCGGCAGATGACAACAACTTTGGTCCAGTTAGAGAACAAAAGGGAAGCAATATTCCTCGCCTCGGAAAGCACAAGTAGCACACAAAGAAGAATAGCTGGCACTAGATCAAATGTGAGACTTCCAAATGTATAATAATCTTCGAATCTTTTGAAGTGCCCAAGGAAATCTCTGGCCCCGACATCTTTGCATGGCATAGTACACCATAGTTGGAAGGAGTTGGAGAAATTCACGCAAGCAAGAGTGGTCGACAAAACGGCTAGACGTAAGCTGTAAGCCAAGGTGAAGACTGAGGTAGAGAAGGTGAGGATAGGAAGCCAGCAGGTGTTTGAATAAAAGGTAGGGATGGATGCATAGTAATAATCGTGAATGAATGAGAGCTCATCTGCTATAACCTTAAACaccctcctgctgctgctgctgccaccatCATGAGTACTACTGGTCAGCAACAGGCCTTGCCAAATGAAATTCTCGACCCAGGTAAACTTGAGCTCATCAGCTGTGTACCTTGCGAATCGACAACGTAACAGCTTGAACAATGCAAATGAAAGACAAACATCTTTCAGCTGTTTGTGTCCTGCAGGTGTCCAGCTTGTCAGAGAATAATTCGTGTACTCGTCATCCATTTGCTGCCAAACTTCATCTAAGTTCACCAAGCCAGCAGCTCCTCTCTGCTGTAGATTATTATCAACTACACTAGTGTAACTATTGGGCCCTTTTTGTACATTAACAGTGTCCTCTCCCATAACTAAAAGTGGCGGAGGAGGCACATCATCGCCAGTTACATGCATTACTGATGGTAGGACGAcgtccttctccttctccttcatgtATCCAAGCACAAGCCGAGGATTCCGTCCAAGAGCAAACGATTGTCGGGCCATGAAAAATGCAACCAACTTGAAAACCAATTTGACAAACATAAGACACGCTGAAACCAGCACAAATATTCTACGAAAATCACTCATATCCTGTGAGATGGTTTTGACTGAAAAATCATTGCCACTACCAAGGTCCGTCCCCAGGAAGTAGATGACCAGGTAGCAAGTCCAGATTGCATGAATAATCAATAATGCAG
The window above is part of the Oryza sativa Japonica Group chromosome 7, ASM3414082v1 genome. Proteins encoded here:
- the LOC9267036 gene encoding uncharacterized protein produces the protein MHRPTAKWSPLPEKTKIVKVPDQVKSAIVAKLRSSKGSLQLTKACTASLHLQGSDSQLLWEDVTATTDVLLVCHIATTILEVKYPNPSTTASSSSDSSNRVVATHLSGYCAYLVACCPELLPDDDGWSKDLYKAVKADARRALAAGRAPPEYEKLVRLLSAGCRHKVLRNGAQLAEQLVALVQNQQEEEEEGNKAWGVLAEFWSEIILYLAPSDNLDAHAAASSSRCSGRCSTTPASSPGPPPPPPTTRLRLLHLLFKFI